In the genome of Corallococcus soli, one region contains:
- the coaD gene encoding pantetheine-phosphate adenylyltransferase, translated as MPVAIYPGSFDPLTNGHLSLIQRSLKMFDRLIVAIAVNPKKTPLFSQEERIELIRDAVKDSRVEVDAFHGLLVDYVHQRQVGVVIRGLRAVSDFEYEFQLANMNRKLAPDIDTVFMMTGEDYFYISSQLVREVASFGGNVEGLVPPNVYAGLKKKFGPKA; from the coding sequence ATGCCGGTTGCCATCTATCCTGGTTCGTTTGATCCGCTCACCAACGGGCACCTGAGCCTCATCCAGCGCAGCCTGAAGATGTTCGACCGGCTCATCGTCGCCATCGCGGTGAACCCGAAGAAGACCCCCCTGTTCAGCCAGGAGGAGCGCATCGAGCTCATCCGCGACGCGGTGAAGGACAGCCGCGTGGAGGTGGACGCCTTCCACGGGCTGCTCGTGGACTACGTGCACCAGCGCCAGGTGGGCGTCGTCATCCGCGGGCTGCGGGCGGTGTCGGACTTCGAATACGAATTCCAGCTCGCCAACATGAACCGCAAGCTGGCCCCGGACATCGACACCGTCTTCATGATGACGGGCGAGGACTACTTCTACATCTCCTCGCAGCTCGTCCGGGAGGTCGCCTCCTTCGGGGGGAACGTGGAAGGGCTCGTCCCCCCGAACGTGTACGCCGGGCTCAAGAAGAAGTTCGGCCCCAAGGCCTGA
- a CDS encoding PKD domain-containing protein, with the protein MEAPPSSKSSGLRQRTRMVLAAGGAFAASLLLAALEAIPVAGTGPASPGLPAARVPPAQAVPGPQAPAPAARTPPDDAGGPPEDARLASALGEVWEPLASTAFIEHLDTDRPWACAGGTVGVVARVGGAREPDLVERWVWPTPEGRAGLQPGSGLDWRAPAVPGRYPVRFQLCRDLGGRRVGVLAERTVLLEVRDCAAGSEAPLRLGARQDGPATFTFEVQGLEEAGPVRAYTWDLGDGTTEETEGPILEHTYAAEPADGAIPRRFTVRVHARMESGAPRAITAFVSVRPLERPEAPPRVALKVSRWQPERETGGWRSEVSVHVPEGAEAVTWAEVERILVGWDDQRRTTRMPWDRALGVQELLGRGGFRAEVVVGPDEATPDVKQVLDVLHGRDARGSDVVVSWASFKQDAP; encoded by the coding sequence ATGGAGGCCCCTCCTTCCTCGAAGTCGTCGGGCCTGCGCCAGCGGACCCGCATGGTGCTCGCGGCTGGCGGCGCTTTCGCCGCGAGCCTGCTGCTCGCGGCGCTGGAGGCGATCCCGGTGGCCGGAACCGGACCGGCCTCTCCGGGCCTGCCCGCCGCCCGCGTCCCACCGGCGCAGGCCGTGCCCGGGCCGCAAGCCCCTGCCCCCGCGGCCAGGACGCCCCCGGACGACGCCGGGGGGCCGCCGGAGGATGCCCGGCTCGCCAGCGCCCTGGGCGAGGTCTGGGAGCCCCTGGCCTCCACGGCCTTCATCGAGCACCTGGACACCGACCGCCCCTGGGCCTGCGCGGGTGGCACCGTCGGCGTCGTCGCGAGGGTGGGCGGCGCGCGTGAGCCCGACCTGGTGGAGCGCTGGGTGTGGCCCACGCCGGAGGGCCGCGCGGGGCTCCAGCCGGGTTCGGGGTTGGACTGGCGCGCGCCCGCCGTGCCGGGGCGCTACCCGGTGCGCTTCCAGCTCTGCCGCGACCTGGGAGGCCGCCGCGTCGGCGTGCTGGCCGAGCGCACCGTGCTGCTGGAGGTCCGGGACTGCGCGGCGGGGTCGGAGGCGCCGCTGCGCCTGGGGGCGCGACAGGACGGCCCGGCGACCTTCACCTTCGAGGTCCAGGGCCTGGAGGAGGCCGGGCCCGTCCGGGCGTACACCTGGGACCTGGGGGATGGCACCACGGAGGAGACGGAGGGCCCCATCCTCGAACACACCTACGCGGCGGAGCCCGCGGACGGCGCCATCCCCCGGCGCTTCACGGTGCGGGTGCACGCGAGGATGGAGTCCGGCGCGCCGCGCGCCATCACCGCCTTCGTGAGCGTCCGCCCGCTGGAGCGCCCGGAAGCGCCGCCCCGCGTGGCGCTGAAGGTGTCCCGCTGGCAGCCGGAGCGGGAGACCGGAGGCTGGCGCAGCGAGGTCTCCGTGCACGTCCCGGAGGGCGCGGAGGCCGTCACCTGGGCGGAGGTGGAGCGCATCCTCGTGGGCTGGGACGACCAGCGGCGGACGACCCGGATGCCCTGGGACCGCGCCCTGGGCGTGCAGGAGCTGCTGGGGCGCGGCGGCTTCCGGGCGGAGGTGGTGGTGGGCCCGGACGAAGCGACGCCGGACGTCAAGCAGGTGCTGGACGTCCTCCACGGCCGCGACGCGCGGGGCAGCGACGTGGTGGTGTCCTGGGCGTCGTTCAAGCAGGACGCGCCCTGA
- the typA gene encoding translational GTPase TypA, which yields MISRENIRNVAIVAHVDHGKTTLVDHLLRQAGTFRSNEHVTDRVMDSNDLEREKGITILAKNTAVSYKGMQINIIDTPGHADFGGEVERGLRLVDGVILLVDAAEGPLPQTRFVLTKALAMGLKTVLVINKIDRQDARAKEVLDLVYSLYIDLGADDKQLEMPVLYTVARQGQASTSLDVPGKTLEPLYDAIIKHIPPPPAPPVDQTTLQLLVANLDYDDYVGRLAVGRVQAGRITANMPVGVVREGGKVQPGKIVKLYGFSGLKRVEIADAGPGEIVSIAGIEEISIGDTIADAEKPVALPRITVDEPTMMMIFKVNDGPLAGKEGKFVTSRNLRERLYREAYRNVAVRVEDTATPDAFRVVGRGELALAVIIENMRREGYELTASNPEPITKTVDGVLHEPMELVFCDVPETSVGVVTERLGPRKGRMTDMQQLGSGRTRLQFRIPARGLIGFRSEFLTITRGEGIMSSQFDGFEPWFGYIPKRANGAIVSDRLGDTVPYALFSIQERGQLFVSEGVTVYEGMIIGEHSHPSELNVNCCREKKLTNIRAAGRDENVILVPPREMGLEKALEWIADDELVEVTPKSVRMRKKALANGDRYRAERERKREERNDA from the coding sequence ATGATCTCTCGCGAAAACATCCGCAACGTCGCCATTGTCGCCCACGTCGACCACGGGAAGACCACCCTCGTCGACCACCTGCTCCGGCAAGCAGGTACTTTCCGCTCCAACGAGCACGTCACGGATCGCGTGATGGACTCGAACGACCTCGAGCGGGAGAAGGGCATCACCATCCTCGCGAAGAACACTGCCGTCTCCTACAAGGGGATGCAGATCAACATCATCGACACCCCGGGCCACGCCGACTTCGGTGGTGAGGTGGAGCGCGGTCTGCGCCTGGTCGATGGCGTCATCCTGCTGGTGGACGCAGCCGAAGGTCCCCTGCCCCAGACGCGCTTCGTGCTCACCAAGGCGCTGGCCATGGGCCTGAAGACGGTGCTGGTCATCAACAAGATCGACCGGCAGGACGCCCGCGCCAAGGAAGTGCTGGACCTCGTCTACTCGCTCTACATCGACCTGGGCGCGGACGATAAGCAGCTGGAGATGCCGGTCCTCTACACGGTCGCCCGCCAGGGTCAGGCCTCCACGTCGCTGGACGTGCCGGGCAAGACGCTGGAGCCCCTGTACGACGCGATCATCAAGCACATCCCGCCCCCGCCCGCGCCGCCGGTGGACCAGACCACGCTCCAGCTGCTGGTGGCGAACCTGGACTACGACGACTACGTCGGCCGTCTGGCGGTGGGTCGCGTGCAGGCGGGCCGCATCACGGCCAACATGCCGGTCGGCGTCGTCCGCGAGGGCGGCAAGGTGCAGCCGGGCAAGATCGTGAAGCTGTACGGCTTCTCCGGCCTGAAGCGCGTGGAGATCGCCGACGCGGGCCCGGGCGAGATCGTGTCCATCGCGGGCATCGAGGAGATCTCCATCGGCGACACCATCGCCGACGCGGAGAAGCCGGTGGCCCTGCCGCGCATCACCGTGGACGAGCCCACGATGATGATGATCTTCAAGGTCAACGACGGGCCGCTCGCGGGCAAGGAAGGCAAGTTCGTCACCTCCCGCAACCTGCGTGAGCGCCTGTACCGCGAGGCCTACCGCAACGTGGCCGTGCGCGTGGAGGACACCGCGACGCCGGACGCGTTCCGCGTGGTGGGCCGTGGCGAACTCGCCCTGGCGGTCATCATCGAGAACATGCGCCGCGAAGGCTACGAGCTGACGGCCTCCAACCCGGAGCCCATCACCAAGACCGTGGACGGCGTGCTGCACGAGCCCATGGAGCTGGTCTTCTGCGACGTGCCGGAGACGAGCGTGGGCGTGGTGACGGAGCGCCTAGGGCCCCGCAAGGGCCGCATGACGGACATGCAGCAGCTGGGCTCGGGCCGCACCCGGCTCCAGTTCCGCATCCCCGCGCGCGGCCTCATCGGCTTCCGCTCGGAGTTCCTCACCATCACGCGCGGTGAGGGCATCATGAGCAGCCAGTTCGACGGCTTCGAGCCGTGGTTCGGCTACATCCCGAAGCGCGCCAACGGCGCCATCGTGTCCGACCGCCTGGGCGACACCGTGCCCTACGCCCTGTTCAGCATCCAGGAGCGTGGCCAGCTGTTCGTGAGCGAAGGCGTCACCGTGTACGAGGGGATGATCATCGGCGAGCACTCCCACCCGTCCGAGCTGAACGTCAACTGCTGCCGCGAGAAGAAGCTCACCAACATCCGCGCCGCCGGCCGCGACGAGAACGTCATCCTCGTCCCGCCGCGCGAGATGGGGCTGGAGAAGGCCCTGGAGTGGATCGCCGACGACGAGCTCGTCGAGGTGACGCCCAAGTCCGTGCGCATGCGCAAGAAGGCGCTGGCCAACGGCGACCGCTACCGCGCCGAGCGTGAGCGCAAGCGCGAAGAGCGCAACGACGCTTAA
- a CDS encoding alpha/beta fold hydrolase, with protein MSTGHKQATSFRQDSLRVPDGADLYFQVRGDGAPGMVLCDGLGCDGFAWKYLLPYLARRHRVLRWHYRGHGRSSVPEDRTRIGMSYTCDDMARVMDAAGLEKAVLFGHSMGVQVALEFHRRYARRVQGLVLVCGSYGMPLDTFHDSTLLKRLFPTLRRAVERFPLHTARIVHGALTTELVVQLAIRLEMNPDLIARNDLAPYFTHLARMDPVVFVRTLDSLANHTAWDHLEHVDVPTLVVAGEKDRFTPGWLSRKMAERIPGSELLAISEGTHTAPLEVPGLVELRVERFLRERLCVETGESGPEVG; from the coding sequence GTGAGCACCGGCCACAAGCAGGCGACCTCCTTCCGCCAGGACTCCCTGCGGGTGCCCGACGGCGCGGACCTCTACTTCCAGGTCCGGGGCGACGGCGCCCCGGGCATGGTGCTGTGCGACGGCCTGGGCTGCGACGGCTTCGCGTGGAAGTACCTGCTGCCCTACCTGGCCCGGCGCCACCGGGTGCTCCGCTGGCACTACCGGGGCCACGGCAGGAGCAGCGTGCCGGAGGACCGCACCCGCATCGGCATGTCGTACACCTGCGACGACATGGCGCGGGTGATGGACGCCGCGGGCCTGGAAAAGGCCGTCCTCTTCGGCCACTCCATGGGCGTGCAGGTGGCGCTGGAGTTCCACCGCCGCTATGCCCGGCGCGTGCAGGGGCTGGTGCTGGTGTGCGGCAGCTACGGCATGCCGCTGGACACCTTCCACGACTCCACCCTGCTCAAGCGCCTCTTCCCCACCCTGCGCCGCGCGGTGGAGCGCTTCCCGCTGCACACCGCGCGCATCGTGCACGGGGCCCTCACCACGGAGCTGGTGGTGCAGCTGGCCATCCGCCTGGAGATGAACCCGGACCTCATCGCGCGCAACGACCTGGCCCCCTACTTCACCCACCTGGCCCGGATGGACCCCGTCGTCTTCGTGCGCACCCTGGACTCGCTGGCGAACCACACCGCGTGGGATCACCTGGAGCACGTGGACGTGCCCACCCTGGTCGTCGCCGGGGAGAAGGACCGCTTCACCCCCGGCTGGCTGTCCCGGAAGATGGCCGAGCGCATCCCCGGCTCCGAACTGCTGGCCATCTCCGAGGGCACCCACACCGCCCCGTTGGAGGTCCCAGGGCTGGTGGAGCTGCGCGTGGAGCGCTTCCTGCGCGAACGGCTGTGCGTGGAAACCGGGGAATCCGGGCCAGAGGTGGGATAG
- the cglE gene encoding adventurous gliding motility protein CglE, with amino-acid sequence MRKSLLFAALALATPALGATVPEGVPFEPRRGFFTETDVGVFFTVGGENNYSNAQSYLQLGIGYDLTERLSLGAHFALGASAQNCFAGYLPQSNVCALSDNFTVAFGDLTAAYHVRLANRFYLTPKVAAGYTRLDPTPVDPDKGDPGRSINALNAGLGVGVEYATSLDHFTVGADLLGRYIIGPNIMTFAVFPRVKYTF; translated from the coding sequence GTGAGGAAGTCGCTGCTGTTCGCCGCGCTCGCGCTGGCGACGCCGGCCCTGGGTGCCACCGTGCCGGAGGGCGTGCCGTTCGAGCCGCGCCGGGGGTTCTTCACCGAGACCGACGTCGGGGTGTTCTTCACGGTGGGCGGTGAGAACAACTACTCCAACGCGCAGTCGTACCTGCAATTGGGCATCGGCTATGACCTGACGGAGCGGCTTTCGCTGGGGGCGCACTTCGCGCTGGGCGCCTCCGCGCAGAACTGCTTCGCGGGCTACCTGCCGCAGTCCAACGTGTGCGCGCTGTCGGACAACTTCACCGTGGCCTTTGGCGACCTCACCGCCGCCTACCACGTGAGGCTGGCCAACCGCTTCTACCTGACGCCCAAGGTGGCGGCGGGCTACACGCGGTTGGATCCCACGCCGGTGGATCCGGACAAGGGTGACCCGGGCCGCTCCATCAACGCCCTCAACGCGGGCCTGGGCGTGGGCGTGGAGTACGCGACGTCCCTGGACCACTTCACCGTGGGGGCGGACCTGCTCGGGCGCTACATCATCGGACCCAACATCATGACCTTCGCGGTGTTCCCCCGGGTGAAGTACACGTTCTAG
- a CDS encoding sigma 54-interacting transcriptional regulator — MDFEKHQNLHTIVMLRDVIRKWWQVELSFADRNGVVHDWQRGDFIPPPNDFCRHSLGSREGMRRCAQSVRVLHEKFKAAKKQRHSLSHDCHLRLSIVGAPLYIRNEYEGFLFVEGFARQPLTPGDGQVLLDKMRDIAPAALGELSGAWERVPVLDGSELSKLSDLLEFAVTEIANQEVELTRKEETIQSMASELSNRYRFEKIIGRSGAMNEVFRLMEKVANSDSTVLINGESGTGKELVARAIHHNGPRKDKPFVVQNCSAFNDNLLESALFGHTRGAFTGALKDKKGLFEVADTGTFFLDEVGDMSPALQVKLLRVLQEGTFLPVGGTHSREVDVRVIAATHKDLGELVKRGEFREDLYYRINVIRLQLPPLRERKDDLPVLIDHFLRKHHREGQRARGLAPEALGILGAYAWPGNIRELENEIERLLVLGGELEVIPAELLSSRIRDTVVPGGGPFIAPRAHGKLHEAVESLEKEMIHQGLVRTRNNKSRLSRELGISRSNLILKITRYGLDKGLPEGLTDAPEEEVEA, encoded by the coding sequence ATGGACTTCGAGAAGCATCAGAATCTGCACACCATTGTCATGTTGAGGGATGTCATCCGCAAGTGGTGGCAGGTGGAGCTGTCGTTCGCGGATCGTAACGGCGTGGTGCACGACTGGCAGCGCGGGGATTTCATCCCGCCGCCGAACGACTTCTGCCGCCACTCGCTCGGTTCGAGGGAGGGGATGCGGCGGTGCGCCCAGTCCGTGCGGGTGCTGCACGAGAAGTTCAAGGCGGCGAAGAAGCAGCGCCACTCGCTGTCGCACGACTGCCACCTGCGCCTGTCCATCGTGGGCGCGCCGCTCTACATCCGCAACGAGTACGAGGGCTTCCTCTTCGTGGAGGGCTTCGCCCGGCAGCCGCTGACGCCCGGGGACGGGCAGGTGCTGCTGGACAAGATGCGCGACATCGCCCCGGCCGCGCTCGGGGAGCTTTCGGGCGCCTGGGAGCGCGTTCCCGTGCTGGATGGCTCGGAGCTGAGCAAGCTGTCGGACCTGCTGGAGTTCGCGGTGACGGAGATCGCGAACCAGGAGGTGGAGCTCACGCGCAAGGAGGAGACCATCCAGTCCATGGCCTCCGAGCTGTCCAACCGCTACCGCTTCGAGAAGATCATCGGCCGCTCCGGCGCGATGAACGAGGTGTTCCGCCTGATGGAGAAGGTGGCCAACTCCGACTCCACCGTCCTCATCAACGGCGAGTCCGGCACGGGCAAGGAGCTGGTGGCGCGCGCCATCCACCACAACGGCCCGCGCAAGGACAAGCCGTTCGTCGTACAGAACTGCTCCGCCTTCAACGACAACCTGCTGGAGAGCGCCCTCTTCGGCCACACGCGCGGCGCCTTCACCGGCGCGCTCAAGGACAAGAAGGGCCTCTTCGAGGTCGCGGACACGGGCACCTTCTTCCTGGACGAGGTGGGCGACATGTCCCCCGCCCTCCAGGTGAAGCTGCTGCGCGTGCTCCAGGAGGGCACCTTCCTGCCCGTGGGCGGCACGCATTCCCGCGAGGTGGACGTGCGCGTCATCGCCGCCACGCACAAGGACCTGGGCGAGCTCGTCAAGCGGGGCGAGTTCCGCGAGGACCTCTACTACCGCATCAACGTCATCCGCCTGCAGCTGCCGCCCCTGCGCGAGCGCAAGGACGACCTGCCCGTCCTCATCGACCACTTCCTGCGCAAGCACCACCGCGAGGGCCAGCGCGCGCGGGGGCTGGCCCCGGAGGCCCTGGGCATCCTGGGCGCGTACGCGTGGCCGGGGAACATCCGCGAGCTGGAGAATGAAATCGAGCGGCTGCTGGTGCTGGGCGGCGAGCTGGAGGTCATCCCCGCGGAGCTGCTCTCCAGCCGCATCCGCGACACCGTCGTCCCCGGCGGCGGGCCCTTCATCGCCCCGCGCGCGCACGGGAAGCTGCACGAGGCGGTGGAGTCCCTGGAGAAGGAGATGATCCACCAGGGGCTGGTGCGCACGCGCAACAACAAGAGCCGGCTGTCGCGCGAGCTGGGCATCAGCCGCTCCAACCTCATCCTGAAGATCACCCGCTACGGGCTGGACAAGGGCCTGCCCGAGGGACTCACCGACGCGCCCGAAGAGGAGGTGGAGGCGTGA
- a CDS encoding cation diffusion facilitator family transporter: MSAPPHTHSRPGHDHSHDHDHSHHGHGHGHGHSHGLRKGGLAEERRKDRRRLLAALALTATIMVAEAVGGFLTNSLALLSDAGHMLTDVSAMVLSLLALWFAGRPADLKKTYGYYRMEILSALLNGVLLLVITIFILMEAWERLRTPAPVALGPMAIVAGVGLVANLAALGFLHQTHSMNVRGAFLHVLGDTLSSVGVLVGAGIMWWTGWYGVDPIISVLISIIIVVGALRLVKDAVDVLLEAVPAHVDLEQVRELMGKVQGVQGVHDLHVWTISSGMYALSAHLVVADPMVCNNDDILSAVKHDLFDRFGIDHTTIQIESEAYAHLGEVH, encoded by the coding sequence GTGAGCGCACCCCCACATACACACAGCAGGCCTGGGCACGACCACTCGCACGACCACGACCATTCCCACCACGGGCATGGGCATGGTCACGGCCATTCGCACGGGCTCCGGAAGGGAGGGCTGGCGGAGGAGCGGCGCAAGGACCGCCGCCGGCTGCTGGCCGCGCTGGCGCTGACGGCGACCATCATGGTGGCGGAGGCGGTGGGCGGCTTCCTGACGAACTCGCTCGCGCTGCTCTCCGACGCCGGGCACATGCTGACGGACGTGTCGGCGATGGTGCTGAGCCTGCTGGCGCTGTGGTTCGCCGGGCGGCCCGCGGACCTGAAGAAGACCTACGGCTACTACCGGATGGAGATATTGAGCGCGCTGCTCAACGGGGTGCTGCTGCTGGTCATCACCATCTTCATCCTGATGGAGGCCTGGGAGCGGCTGCGCACGCCGGCCCCGGTGGCGCTGGGGCCCATGGCCATCGTCGCGGGCGTGGGCCTGGTGGCGAACCTGGCGGCGCTGGGCTTCCTGCACCAGACGCACTCCATGAACGTGCGCGGCGCGTTCCTGCACGTCCTGGGCGACACGCTGTCGTCGGTGGGCGTGCTGGTGGGCGCGGGCATCATGTGGTGGACGGGCTGGTACGGCGTCGACCCCATCATCTCCGTGCTCATCTCCATCATCATCGTCGTGGGCGCGCTCCGGCTGGTGAAGGACGCGGTGGACGTGCTGCTGGAGGCGGTGCCCGCGCACGTGGACCTGGAGCAGGTGCGCGAGCTCATGGGCAAGGTGCAGGGGGTGCAGGGGGTGCACGACCTGCACGTGTGGACCATCTCCAGCGGGATGTACGCGCTGTCGGCGCACCTGGTGGTGGCGGACCCGATGGTCTGCAACAACGACGACATCCTGTCCGCGGTGAAGCACGACCTGTTCGACCGCTTCGGCATCGACCACACCACCATCCAGATCGAGAGCGAGGCCTACGCCCATCTGGGCGAGGTGCACTGA
- the rsmD gene encoding 16S rRNA (guanine(966)-N(2))-methyltransferase RsmD, producing MRIVAGSAKGRALQGPKPSSAHIRPTADRVRETLFNMLGQFLDGQAVLDLYAGTGALGLEALSRGAGRVVLVDQDREAQGLCKLNTDALGFAAQVSILAQPVARALETLGKKGERFELVFADPPYAARVVPTVLEALAASSVVSPGGTVVVEHDKREEAPEAHAGFTRDDQRRFGDTLVSFYRAP from the coding sequence ATGCGCATCGTGGCAGGCAGCGCGAAGGGCCGGGCCCTGCAGGGTCCCAAGCCGTCGTCCGCACACATCCGCCCCACGGCGGACCGTGTGCGTGAAACCCTCTTCAACATGCTGGGCCAGTTCCTGGACGGGCAGGCGGTGCTGGACCTCTACGCGGGCACCGGGGCGCTGGGGCTGGAGGCCCTGTCGCGCGGGGCCGGGCGGGTGGTGCTGGTGGACCAGGACCGCGAGGCCCAGGGCCTGTGCAAGCTGAACACCGACGCGCTGGGCTTCGCCGCCCAGGTGTCCATCCTGGCGCAGCCGGTGGCCCGGGCCCTTGAGACGCTGGGCAAGAAGGGCGAGCGCTTCGAGCTCGTCTTCGCGGATCCCCCCTACGCGGCGCGCGTCGTCCCCACGGTCCTGGAGGCCCTGGCGGCGTCCTCCGTGGTGTCCCCCGGCGGCACGGTGGTGGTGGAGCACGACAAGCGGGAGGAGGCCCCGGAGGCCCACGCCGGCTTCACCCGGGACGACCAGCGCCGGTTCGGGGACACCCTGGTGAGCTTCTACCGGGCCCCGTGA